In the Nitrosopumilus cobalaminigenes genome, TACATACTAATACATGAAACAAGATTCATGCAGACGTTGTGGACACGAATTAGAATTGAACAAAAAATGTGAAGTGTGTAATGAAGTGAACCAATTCTATTGTCATGAATGTGGATTTGTTTCTGAAGAACAAATTCATTTTCAATGTATGATGATTAGTATGGATCATGCATTACTATCAAACCAAGTGCAGAAATAAATTACAGAACATCTTTTAGTATTCATGGCAGATAAAATTACTGCAAATGATCTAAAAACACAACAAAGTGATTTTGTGATAATTGATGTTCGAGAAGCTGATGAATTATCTGGTGGAGTTGTAGAAGGCTCTGTTCATATGCCCTTAGGACTATCAATTAGAAATGCAAAGAAAAAACAAATTGAAGATATGAGAGACAAGAAAATTTGTACCTATTGTGGCACTGGTTATAGGGGAAATATTGCAGCTGATGAATTAATCAAAGAAGGATTCAATGCAGTTACTCTTGATGGTGGGTACGGTTCTTGGAATCAATCTTAATTTTTTATTCATTCCATATTGCCTGAGTTTTCAGCCAAGCAATGAGGTCTTGATATAATTTGCTCTTTTGCATATTCAAAACCCCTATCTCTAAATTTGTTGATGATTTTACTGTCTTTGAATAATTTTCATATACTGCAAAAATTATCTTATCAAGAAACATTTCGTTCTGCATCTCTTTTTTTGCCAATTCTTCAGACTCAGTCATAGCAAAACTGGCAAATAACACTCCATCAACCCAGTAAGCATTTGCGGCTTCAAGTGATGACATCATACCAATCAGATCATCTAAACTGAGTTTGATCATGTCTCTGACATAGATTTTGTCATATGGTCTGTGGACAAATTCTGTCATATCATTTTCATTTTGTATGGTCTAATAAATTATGGAAATTTTATATCTGGTTTTTATGAAATTAAACTATGAGTGAAAAACCTGATGATCTTTCAGAACATGAAATGTTTGTAACTGAATTCCCAAAAACCGGATTTGGAATAGTCGATTATCTTCAAGGTAGGGTTCATTTTTCATTAATGGATCAAATGAAACTAATGCACAAATCGGGGATGAGTCAAACCCAAATCAAAGAAACAATTCTTACCAGTGTGACTGAGATCATTGATAATTTTGAACCTGAATCAAAAAGTCCTTGATTCAAGTTTTGAAGATTCTGCCATGATTATTTTGTGACATTGGCAATAACAATTTGTATGTGGCATGTCGTTATTCATTCTGTATTTGCATTCTTTTGTATGCTCGATCATAGTCATTATTGATAACTCTCATTATCATCTATCAAATTTATAATCTCTTTTCAAAATAATTTTTTATTGTTTTGTAGGATCTTTGCTTAAAATATTCAACACGTGCTCAATAATCTGTTTTTGTCCTCCTTCATGTAAGTCTGTTCTGACTGTATCAGAACCCATACTGACAAAAATCAAATTATCTTCTCCTAATGGGAATGTCATTCTTGTAATTTTTTCAAATGTTGCAACCGCATACAATCCATGACCAATTTTTGGGGCTAACTCATTCCTGCCTTTCCATGCAACTGATGCTCTTTTCAAAGAAGCCTCTGTCTCTTCTGCAGAAAGATAATTTGTAATTCCTTCCCTGTGACTGGTTGCTAAAATATTACCATCGCTATCTGTTACTACACTATGTCTAATGTTTACATCTGAATCCATAATTCTCTTTAGAAGATTTTCAAAATTCATCTTCATCTGTTACGTCAAAATAATACTTAAGATCTACCCCTAAAATCATACGTGATTTTTATTCTGATGATGATTTACATTCAAAATATTCTGTAACTATATTGTTAAAATCTTCCAATAATTGCTGATCAGCAAATCCAGATTTTTCAAGCAATTTCCATGATTTGTAGACCTCTTCTTTTAACACATACAACGTTCGTTTATCATCGCAGTGCATATTGATATTGTTCTAAAATAGAATTTAATCTTTGTAATTTACACAGTTGATTCTACTGGCAGAGTGATTTTCTTTTTTGCAATTTTTACTGCTATGATGCCTGTTATTGCACTTGGTATACTCATTATTCCAAATACTATTGCTAGGGTTTCTGAGAAATCTGGGAGTAATGAATATCCTGAGACCTCATTGAACACATAAAATTGAATAAAAGACATTCCAACAAGAGGCATACTGTTTATGATAAACACAGCACCTACTAATCCTCCTGAAATTTCCTCTTTGAATTTTCTGATTTTGATCTTATCATTCATTATTGCATCTGCAATTACTGCTACAATCATTGGCACTGCAAACCATGGCAAAAATCCAAACAAATTTTCATTTGGAATCACATTTGCTGTAATATTCATAATGATTAATCCTGCAACTGCTGTACTTGCCCATCCAAAACCTTTCATTGATTTAACGGCTCCCCAAAAAATCAATGTGCAGAAAAATGGTATTGTAATGCCTAGAATGATTGCTCCCACATATGGATCTGGGTTTAAGTTGATTGTTTCTCCATTAGATATTGGCAATCCAAATTGGAAACAAAATGCAATTACGATAAACCATAATGCTGAAAATCCTATAGTCGTTGCAGGTTTTGTTGCTTTGAAATTATATGGAATTAATCTTGTTAACCCGACAATAATTCCTACCGACTGAATCAAAATGCCTGTAATTAGTGTCAAATGAGTTGGACTGAGTAATCCATCTGTTCCAAAGAGTTCATGCCACAAATAATCTGAAGGCCCTGCGACAATCTGTATCATGCTTCCAACCAAAATTAATTTTAAACCTAGGGAAAATGATTCACGACGGATTTCTTTATCTCTGCCGATGATTCCTAGAGATGCAATTGCTGCAATCAGGGATATCCCTACCCCTGAATACAATACTGCATGTGGTGGTGTGAAAAATGACTCTGGCGCTCCAACTGCGTGACTAGTAATATCCCAACTTCCTCCCCAAATTTCTAAAACACTTCCAAATAATGAAACGAGTAAAACAATCAAAACAAATTTTGGTGTCATTTTCATACAACAAGACCAAAATATTACTTTATGAATATTGTGAATTAAAAAATTAAAGCCTTAGAAATTTCTAAAGCTGGTCGTCGATGTTTTCAGATTTCTCTATTTTACACCAACAATTTGGGCTGCATATTGAATTAAAACTAGACATTTTATTCATCTGATACTAGCCATGAAAGGCCTATTGCTTCTTCCCATTCTGATTGATTGTTATTATTTTGCATATTTTGTTGTGGCAAAATTTCTATTTAATGAAGATGAACGATTTATCAGTACAATTTCTCAGTAAAAATGAGTAGTGATTCTTTATATTGAATTTATGATAATTCTATTACCCGACCATACCTGGTGATGATTCAAATCCTAGATTCATTTTTGAATCTCACCTTTTTCTTAATTTAGAGAATTTGCAGTTTTTTCATAATAGTATTCTTGTTTCTTCAAATCTTTTTCTGAAATTATTCTGCATTTTCGCATTGGGACTAGTCTTGATATTTGCTCATATGTCTTCATATCCCTTACATCTGCTGCATATGCAATTTGTAACAGAGGTGGTTTCTCTACAATCATGGGTTTTGCTTGTTCATATCCTCCACTTTGTCTCATACCTGTTCTGAATAATCCTAAATGGCTATCATTTTTTGAAATCTGCGGATCTTGATATACACAAATTGCAAATTCATCATTGTCTTTTTCAATAATTGTCAGTCGTGTAAATTTATCACTCCAATCCTCAATTTCTTTGGCAATCAAAATTGCTTCTTTTTTATCCTCAAACACAGTTGATACTACCAATCTGTCCTTCTCATATGCCCAGGATATGCCGTAGAAATTATTTTTCCAATCAATATCTAATGACATGAATATCTGTAGAAAAATATCCCATTAATGCTTTCTAATTGTGTTCATTTCTGGTAGTCTGCACAAAAATCTCAAGAAAGCAATTATCTGCCTAAAATAAAAAATGTGACTAGCATGTTTTGTCACATTCGCATTGTCTACTTGTAAACAAATTTTTGAATGTTTCAAATTTTGACTGACCAATTGATGGTTTTTGTCTTCCGACAATTTTGAATAAATTAATTCCAGTCTCTGAGCTAGTTCCTTTTAGTGCCCATGATCCATTTTTCATTAGATATGGCTGTGGATTTTTCATTGATACCTTTTTTCGTGCTTTGATATCATATGCCTCTATTTTTGACATGTGCCCTTATGACAAAATCACTATTACAAATTCAAAGTAAGTTTTTTCACATCTAATAGCTGAAAATTAATCAAATATTATGCGTAAGAATTTTTTAAATTATTTTTTAGGCTCGTAAAAATTCACTATGATGATGACAATGTTGCCATTTCACAATTACAATCTTCACGTTTTCCACAATACGGACAATTACAATCACAGTAAATTAATGCCTGATCACATGAGATGCATTTTGTATACTCTGCAAAATCCTCATTCACTTTGTTTTACCATCCGTGAGTATTATGTTCATTTTTAATTGATAAACAACATGTTGTAAATTCTAAAAATTAGTTTTATTTTTTCATCTTTAGTGAACAAATGTTTGATAATCACATGATTTGTCTTTTATATCTCGAGCCTAAAGTAATATTGGCGCCTTCGATTAGTGGTCTAGGCATGCTATAAACGACCACTATTCCAAGACGTTAATTATCGTTTTTTTAATAATGCGTCTTCTGGTGTTTTATCTTTATTTGATTCCCAATGCCAACTGTGATGTTTTTTCCAGTGAGTCTCAAGTTCTTCTGTAGTTGGTTCTTTTCCTAATGGGGTTCCACATAATTTACACTGTATCATGATTTGGCTCCTTTTGTTTTTTCTTTTTTGATTTTGGAATTGGATGACATTGTGCAGGTAAATTCTCTTCATCCATTAAAATATGTCAAACTGAATTGAAATTAAGAGTTTGCTTTTGGTGGTGATTTCTTTTTTGATTGTTTTTTATTATTTCTATACTTGTCTTTTTTTCTTTTTCTTTCTAAATCTAGAATAGAATATGTTTTGCCATTTTCACAAAGCTTCATCTCTCCAGAATATTCATCATGAATTGATTCGAAAGATCCACTTGATAATAATTCTCCAACAATACTCCATGCCATGTCTTCTGATACATCAAATTTGTATGAAATGGTTGATACTTTGGTAAAATACCCGTTTTTAGAATTACGAATTACAAATTGTTCTACCTTTTGCTCTGTTGTCAAGCTAGGTTCACGTTTTTTGAAATTTCTATATGGTTTTCTTTCTGACATTTTTATCTGATTTTAAATTTTAACTCTCAGCATTAAGTGTGTCAGGATCATTATTTCCTGGCATATACTTGTCTCCTAGTTTATTTTTCATTTTTTCGTCAAATTCTTCTTGTAATCTGGTTAGATACATTTCTGCCTCTGTTTCATCATCTGGAATTCCTGTATCTGTATCAAAATTAAATCCTGTTGCTAGGTGATAAAATTCTTCAAAAAATTCTTTACAGTCAATGACGTCTGCTTTTTCATCCATTGTGGATACAAGACAATTATTTTCAATTCTAAAATTTAGGCATATTTCTTCTTCAATCATCACATCTGCCATGACTGACATGAGGTATGCCACGTACTTTTCATCCAATTTTTCGTCATTTTTGTTTGCAATCCATAACTCATTTCCATCCAAAAAATTATCAAAAGTTCTAACTACCATTTCACGGATATCTGAATCTGGATAAGATAATTTTGATTTCCAAGATTCAAAATTACCTGGTTTAGCATAAACTGCGTCAAATGTCAAATCTTCATTGATTTGTTCAAATTCCCAAATCTCTCTATTAGTCCACATTGGTGAAAAATCAACAATTAGTTTTCTTGTAGTCTGATCCAATGTCTTATCTGATTTTTTCTATAGTTTAATCTTATCTTGAATTAGTTGCTAATCCCTGATTTGAGGAACTCTATGGTACATTCTGCTAGTTCTTTACTGGAGTGCTTTTTGATATCATGTTTACAATTAGGACATGTTCCTGTTTCTTCATCTGAAACCCCTTCTCCTACTTGTTTCATACAACATTCCATCAACTCTTCAGTTGAATGTGATTCCATTGCAAGTTTACACGTAGGGCATTCTGTCAAATTGAGATGACTTTAAGATAATCTAGTTGCTAATAAATTATATTTGATTTTTTAAAGAAATTGTTATGGATTTGAATGGAAAATTTCAAAATAAATTACGATGTATTTGTAATGAGAATATCGTTTTTGAAATAATTGAAGATATTGAATGTGATTGGGGTTCTCACTTTGTTGTTCAATGTTCTAAATGTGAAGAATTGTTTTCTGCTGATTGTGAGTGTCCTGCATTTTCAAATATTTTATCTCTGTTAGAAAATAATCCTTTGTTATATTCTGATACAGAAAAATCTGAATATTTGACTAATTCACATCCAAAGTAAAATTTTTGGCCACAGATAAAATTGGTAATCAATGTCGAATTGCGTTAGCGATTACCAACATCCAGCTATTCTATGGCAATGATTATTCTGTGATTATTCTTTTAAAATAAAAAAAGTGTGTTAAAGTTGATTTATGTTGTCAAAAAAATCCATCCAGCCTATACACTGCTTATTTCATGGAAAGTTTTAGGTAATGCGATGTTTTTCTTTTATTATTGAAAGCAGTTTATGTGATAATTGCACTAGTTGTAATTGTTGGTTATGCCTGGTATGCTGATTTATTGCCTATAGGAAACGATTCTTCCTCCATAGGCTTGTCCCCTTCTATTGAAAACATACAACAAATCTCCAATGTTGTAACTTCTGAAGATCATCAGATCATTTACTATTCATTTGAGAATGTTCCGGATGTTCCAGATAAACAAATTCCAGTAAATGCATTAATGAAAGCAATAGAAAATTGGGAAAACTCTAATCCTAATTTGGAGTTTATTGAATCCGAAAATTCTAACATTGAAATTAGATGGCAAAAATATGCATCCACTACACACACTGGACTTGCAACATGTAATTCTGTTCTTTTTGGAATTCTTAGTCATTGTGTTTTAGATATTTCAATTGGAGCCGAAGATTGTAATTCTAATTTTGTTCAAAACGATGAAAACATGGTCGTAAATATATTGATGCACGAAATAGGTCATGCCTTAGGTTTAGGTCACACTAGTGAAGAAAATCATTTAATGTATTCAACTGAATCTCCAGAAATTAATTATGATACACAGGGATATGTTATTCCTGATAGATTAGAAGAACTTTATGTTGGACAAAAACTATTGTTGGTTCAAGAAAAAGAAATTCAATCTGAAATTGAATCTCTGGATGTTAAAATTTCGCGTGAACAAACTCAGTATGATGAATATTACAAACAGTATGAATTCTATGAAGGAAAAACACTTTCCCAAGAAGACTACAAAAAAGCACAAATTGCATATGATAGAATAAATTCACAAGCTGAAAAAGTCAATGGATTAATTGATCAACAAAATGAATTGATACACGAAATCAATGATATTATCAATCAATTAGGTTGTGATCCTAACTTTGAAATTCAATCTTAACTAGCTGAATAATAAAACTAATCCTACTACTAAAGCTGCTACTGAAATCCCCATTGTAACATAAAATCTTGTCATCATCAAAATATGCTCATATTATCTGAGATTAATAGTTTAGAATTGAGAAAGCAAGCAAATTTGATATCCTTATCATCAGCCCTTTGGGGGTTACAGCAGATATCAAATTCGCAATCACCTTGCTTTCAATATTTGTATTAATTGCTATTTTCAAAAATTCTTAAAATAAAACATGTCTTGAATATTGATCAAAAAGGGTTGAAAAAATGATCCATTTTTTACTTAAGCCTAAAAATGACTCTTTTTTTGAAATATTGCGTTTGTTCAAAATGGACACACGTTTTCTTTTAGTCTATTTTGTATCATAAATAATAGAGTCATCTGTTTGACGGCTTCATACATTTGCCTTAATCGACCATCTTGGAATTCATTTGCCGTCAAACACTCTTTTTCTAAAAATAATTTTATTATCAATTAATTGACCATCTATTATGGGCGATAGTGTTACTTTGGATTGGACTCCAAATTTTGCACTAAAATGGTCTGATTTTCAAGCAGAATCAAATCCTGCAGTTTTTGAAGACTCTCACAGTGTCGTAAAATATCGATTTACGTGGATTGTAAATTCTGATAAGATAAATGACAAAATTGTTTTCATGATTGAAGATATTCGTATTTTTACTGAGTTTCATCCTCTATTGTCTTGGGTAAGAATATCTGAATCAAACGATATGTTGCTTAATCATGAGCAAGGTAAATTTGATCTTGCAGAATTGGTAAAGGTTGAAAATCTCCCGAAACTAAAAGCAAAATTCTACAATAAACATTTTCCAACTAGAGGTCAAAATGAGCCCCAACAAAAACAGTTTGCAAAAGAGGATTCAGGAAAAATGATACATGGCGAGGTTGAAAAATTGCAGAAATTGTTTGAAGAAAAATGTCTAAAATATCATGAAGATACTAAATATGGTCAGAATTTGGAAGAGCAATCAAAATATGACAGGCTCAATAATAAAATAAAATAAAATTTGTCTTGCAGTGTATGCTGGTATGTTATTTACTAATTATTCTAACATCCTACATGGAAACTGCAAATTTACCCAAATTCAAATGGAATGAATTATCCGAACAAAATTCAGGCCATACTCCAAATGAATGGGGTGAAAAAAAGAAAGAATCTTCTCCTAAGACTTTTGTATCTTACACTGTATCTTGGGATGCTTAGGTTCTATTTTCTATAATTTTATTTTCTGGAATTGAATTAATGTAATTTACTAGACTACGATAATATTTTAAATGAAAATTTAAATCTCTCATCTCAGTTTGTTTCAATTCTTCTAATTCTGGGCCA is a window encoding:
- a CDS encoding rhodanese-like domain-containing protein, which codes for MADKITANDLKTQQSDFVIIDVREADELSGGVVEGSVHMPLGLSIRNAKKKQIEDMRDKKICTYCGTGYRGNIAADELIKEGFNAVTLDGGYGSWNQS
- a CDS encoding matrixin family metalloprotease, which gives rise to MKAVYVIIALVVIVGYAWYADLLPIGNDSSSIGLSPSIENIQQISNVVTSEDHQIIYYSFENVPDVPDKQIPVNALMKAIENWENSNPNLEFIESENSNIEIRWQKYASTTHTGLATCNSVLFGILSHCVLDISIGAEDCNSNFVQNDENMVVNILMHEIGHALGLGHTSEENHLMYSTESPEINYDTQGYVIPDRLEELYVGQKLLLVQEKEIQSEIESLDVKISREQTQYDEYYKQYEFYEGKTLSQEDYKKAQIAYDRINSQAEKVNGLIDQQNELIHEINDIINQLGCDPNFEIQS